A single genomic interval of Hevea brasiliensis isolate MT/VB/25A 57/8 chromosome 4, ASM3005281v1, whole genome shotgun sequence harbors:
- the LOC110633248 gene encoding cellulose synthase-like protein G2 isoform X1, which translates to MMEKSLRLHLCHAPKLQIFINRSHGFLHSVALIFLIYHRTSFLFQDPKTRAAPLFLWLLVFASELLLSLIWLLGQAFHWLPVSRTVFPERLPKDEKLPPVDVFICTADPDKEPIVDVMNTVLSAMALDYPAQKLHVYLSDDGGAAITLLGMREACKFARYWLPFCKRFGIKTRCPKAYFSSASDDDSSYRSDEFMAEKQIIQDKYEVFKESLLRSKEDLGFEDTNNITTTRDHPALVEVMQDNSYEMPLLVYVSREKRPSHPHNFKAGALNALLRVSGVISNSPYVLVLDCDMYCNDPTSARQAMCFYLDSNISPSIAFVQFPQRFRNISKTDIYDGQMRSTFKILWHGMDGLKGPILSGSGFYMNRDCLYGNFIQEGNELTELKNLFGLSNEFIKSLGRNYKANVISDGSCSSTPLKEAKLLASCFYESHTKWGEEASFLYQSVAEDFFTGYMLHCKGWISVYLNPLRPQFLGTCVTSLNDLLIQGTRWSSGLVDIGISSFCPLIYATLRMSFLESLCYAEVSLFPLFYSLSLWCFAIIPQLGLLSGISLYPEVSNSFFPIFATIFLSALSKHLYEVLISGGSIQTWRNEQRLWMMKSISSHVYGSLDAIMKRLGVREASFLLTNKVEDDEKSKLYQMGKLDFQTSTRLLVPVVTVAILNVVSFLVGVVRIKEWNKILVPVFLSFYILVINYAIIEGIIIRKDKGRIPASVTLLSTLISFSLILLSLIGSIIFRY; encoded by the exons ATGATGGAGAAGTCCCTGCGTCTCCATCTTTGCCATGCGCCAAAGTTACAAATTTTCATAAACAGGTCACATGGGTTTCTCCATTCCGTTGCTCTAATTTTCTTGATTTACCATAGAACTTCCTTTCTCTTCCAAGACCCAAAAACAAGAGCTGCACCTTTATTTTTATGGCTTCTTGTCTTTGCTTCTGAGCTGCTTCTGTCCTTGATATGGCTCCTGGGACAAGCCTTTCACTGGCTTCCTGTTTCTCGCACAGTTTTCCCTGAAAGATTGCCCAAAGATGAGAAGCTACCTCCAGTTGATGTGTTTATATGCACTGCGGATCCTGATAAAGAGCCGATTGTGGATGTAATGAACACTGTTTTATCGGCTATGGCACTCGATTATCCAGCACAAAAGCTTCATGTGTATTTATCAGATGATGGAGGTGCTGCTATAACTTTGCTTGGAATGAGAGAAGCTTGCAAGTTTGCAAGGTATTGGTTACCGTTTTGCAAAAGGTTTGGAATCAAGACTAGGTGCCCAAAGGCCTATTTCTCATCAGCATCAGATGACGATAGTAGCTATAGAAGTGATGAGTTCATGGCAGAGAAGCAAATAATACAG GACAAATATGAAGTTTTTAAGGAAAGCTTGTTGAGGTCTAAAGAAGATTTGGGTTTTGAAGACACAAACAATATTACTACCACTCGAGATCACCCTGCTCTCGTAGAG GTGATGCAAGACAATTCCTATGAGATGCCCCTTCTTGTTTACGTTTCTAGAGAGAAAAGGCCTTCTCATCCTCATAATTTCAAGGCTGGAGCCCTTAATGCCCTT CTTAGGGTCTCTGGAGTGATTAGCAACTCTCCCTATGTACTAGTGCTAGATTGCGACATGTACTGCAATGACCCAACTTCAGCTAGGCAAGCTATGTGTTTCTACCTTGATTCCAACATCTCTCCCTCCATTGCATTTGTTCAGTTCCCTCAGAGATTTCGTAACATTAGTAAGACTGACATCTATGATGGTCAAATGAGATCCACATTTAAG ATATTATGGCATGGCATGGATGGGCTGAAGGGACCAATCTTATCTGGTAGTGGCTTTTATATGAACAGGGACTGTCTATACGGTAATTTTATACAAGAAG GTAATGAGCTAACTGAACTTAAAAATTTGTTCGGCTTGTCTAATGAGTTCATAAAATCCCTTGGGAGAAATTACAAGGCTAATGTGATTAGTGATGGGAGCTGTTCCAGCACACCTCTAAAAGAGGCCAAACTATTAGCCTCATGCTTCTATGAGAGTCACACAAAATGGGGTGAAGAGGCAA GCTTCTTGTACCAATCTGTGGCAGAAGATTTCTTCACAGGGTACATGTTACACTGTAAAGGTTGGATATCTGTCTACCTAAATCCACTGAGGCCACAATTTTTGGGTACTTGTGTCACAAGTTTAAATGACCTATTAATTCAAGGCACAAGATGGAGTTCAGGGTTGGTTGATATTGGTATCTCAAGCTTCTGCCCTCTTATATATGCCACATTGAGAATGTCTTTTCTTGAAAGCTTATGCTATGCAGAAGTTTCACTTTTCCCACTGTTTTATTCCCTGTCTTTGTGGTGTTTTGCTATCATCCCTCAACTTGGTCTACTGAGCGGCATCTCTTTGTATCCTGAG GTTTCTAATTCATTCTTCCCTATATTTGCAACTATTTTCCTGTCAGCCCTTTCTAAGCATTTATACGAGGTCCTCATTTCTGGAGGGTCAATCCAAACGTGGAGAAATGAACAGAGATTGTGGATGATGAAGTCAATTTCAAGTCACGTATATGGAAGTTTGGATGCGATTATGAAAAGGCTAGGTGTGAGGGAAGCAAGTTTCTTGCTTACcaataaggttgaagatgatgaaaaatCTAAGCTCTACCAAATGGGAAAACTTGATTTCCAAACATCAACTAGGCTACTTGTTCCAGTGGTCACAGTGGCAATCTTGAACGTGGTATCGTTTCTTGTGGGAGTTGTAAGAATCAAAGAATGGAACAAGATCTTGGTACCAGTTTtcctttcattttacatcttagtTATCAATTATGCAATTATTGAAGGGATTATTATAAGGAAGGACAAAGGACGGATTCCAGCATCAGTCACTCTTCTTTCCaccttaatttctttttctttgattCTTCTGTCTTTAATAGGATCTATAATTTTCAGGTACTAA
- the LOC110633248 gene encoding cellulose synthase-like protein G2 isoform X2: MNTVLSAMALDYPAQKLHVYLSDDGGAAITLLGMREACKFARYWLPFCKRFGIKTRCPKAYFSSASDDDSSYRSDEFMAEKQIIQDKYEVFKESLLRSKEDLGFEDTNNITTTRDHPALVEVMQDNSYEMPLLVYVSREKRPSHPHNFKAGALNALLRVSGVISNSPYVLVLDCDMYCNDPTSARQAMCFYLDSNISPSIAFVQFPQRFRNISKTDIYDGQMRSTFKILWHGMDGLKGPILSGSGFYMNRDCLYGNFIQEGNELTELKNLFGLSNEFIKSLGRNYKANVISDGSCSSTPLKEAKLLASCFYESHTKWGEEASFLYQSVAEDFFTGYMLHCKGWISVYLNPLRPQFLGTCVTSLNDLLIQGTRWSSGLVDIGISSFCPLIYATLRMSFLESLCYAEVSLFPLFYSLSLWCFAIIPQLGLLSGISLYPEVSNSFFPIFATIFLSALSKHLYEVLISGGSIQTWRNEQRLWMMKSISSHVYGSLDAIMKRLGVREASFLLTNKVEDDEKSKLYQMGKLDFQTSTRLLVPVVTVAILNVVSFLVGVVRIKEWNKILVPVFLSFYILVINYAIIEGIIIRKDKGRIPASVTLLSTLISFSLILLSLIGSIIFRY, from the exons ATGAACACTGTTTTATCGGCTATGGCACTCGATTATCCAGCACAAAAGCTTCATGTGTATTTATCAGATGATGGAGGTGCTGCTATAACTTTGCTTGGAATGAGAGAAGCTTGCAAGTTTGCAAGGTATTGGTTACCGTTTTGCAAAAGGTTTGGAATCAAGACTAGGTGCCCAAAGGCCTATTTCTCATCAGCATCAGATGACGATAGTAGCTATAGAAGTGATGAGTTCATGGCAGAGAAGCAAATAATACAG GACAAATATGAAGTTTTTAAGGAAAGCTTGTTGAGGTCTAAAGAAGATTTGGGTTTTGAAGACACAAACAATATTACTACCACTCGAGATCACCCTGCTCTCGTAGAG GTGATGCAAGACAATTCCTATGAGATGCCCCTTCTTGTTTACGTTTCTAGAGAGAAAAGGCCTTCTCATCCTCATAATTTCAAGGCTGGAGCCCTTAATGCCCTT CTTAGGGTCTCTGGAGTGATTAGCAACTCTCCCTATGTACTAGTGCTAGATTGCGACATGTACTGCAATGACCCAACTTCAGCTAGGCAAGCTATGTGTTTCTACCTTGATTCCAACATCTCTCCCTCCATTGCATTTGTTCAGTTCCCTCAGAGATTTCGTAACATTAGTAAGACTGACATCTATGATGGTCAAATGAGATCCACATTTAAG ATATTATGGCATGGCATGGATGGGCTGAAGGGACCAATCTTATCTGGTAGTGGCTTTTATATGAACAGGGACTGTCTATACGGTAATTTTATACAAGAAG GTAATGAGCTAACTGAACTTAAAAATTTGTTCGGCTTGTCTAATGAGTTCATAAAATCCCTTGGGAGAAATTACAAGGCTAATGTGATTAGTGATGGGAGCTGTTCCAGCACACCTCTAAAAGAGGCCAAACTATTAGCCTCATGCTTCTATGAGAGTCACACAAAATGGGGTGAAGAGGCAA GCTTCTTGTACCAATCTGTGGCAGAAGATTTCTTCACAGGGTACATGTTACACTGTAAAGGTTGGATATCTGTCTACCTAAATCCACTGAGGCCACAATTTTTGGGTACTTGTGTCACAAGTTTAAATGACCTATTAATTCAAGGCACAAGATGGAGTTCAGGGTTGGTTGATATTGGTATCTCAAGCTTCTGCCCTCTTATATATGCCACATTGAGAATGTCTTTTCTTGAAAGCTTATGCTATGCAGAAGTTTCACTTTTCCCACTGTTTTATTCCCTGTCTTTGTGGTGTTTTGCTATCATCCCTCAACTTGGTCTACTGAGCGGCATCTCTTTGTATCCTGAG GTTTCTAATTCATTCTTCCCTATATTTGCAACTATTTTCCTGTCAGCCCTTTCTAAGCATTTATACGAGGTCCTCATTTCTGGAGGGTCAATCCAAACGTGGAGAAATGAACAGAGATTGTGGATGATGAAGTCAATTTCAAGTCACGTATATGGAAGTTTGGATGCGATTATGAAAAGGCTAGGTGTGAGGGAAGCAAGTTTCTTGCTTACcaataaggttgaagatgatgaaaaatCTAAGCTCTACCAAATGGGAAAACTTGATTTCCAAACATCAACTAGGCTACTTGTTCCAGTGGTCACAGTGGCAATCTTGAACGTGGTATCGTTTCTTGTGGGAGTTGTAAGAATCAAAGAATGGAACAAGATCTTGGTACCAGTTTtcctttcattttacatcttagtTATCAATTATGCAATTATTGAAGGGATTATTATAAGGAAGGACAAAGGACGGATTCCAGCATCAGTCACTCTTCTTTCCaccttaatttctttttctttgattCTTCTGTCTTTAATAGGATCTATAATTTTCAGGTACTAA